The genomic stretch AGACAATTCAAAGTTATGTCTTCAAGTGCCAAGCTAACAACAAGATGACACTTGCAACTTGCCAACTTGTTCAATAAGTAAATGGATTCCAACAACTTCATAAGGTGGTGAAACTTAAGCATATAAATAAGGTTTAGAGTGAAGGTTTTGAAGTAAGTCGTCATACGCAAAATGTGAGtttcaagaaagagagagacaacgCAGCTTAAATGGATATAGAGAGATGTTCCTCAATGAGggtgagagaaaaataaaataaaatattgctTTGAGTGTTTTGAGTGTGATGtgagaaaaatttattgtaataGCTGCgaaagtgaatattttttagtGTTGTATTTGTATAGTGCTTTAGTGTAACAAGTTTGGCTTGAATTGTCTATTACTATTCTCTCATGTGTACCATCACAATGCTTCTGCATATTTTACAAGTGGTATCAAAGTAAGGTTGTACATTCTACATGATAGAGGTAGTTGCTCTTGCCAGCAATCGGATGACTCTATCAACACTACTTGTTGGAAACCGACTTTCTATATTCTATCTTATAGTCATTCCAAGCATATTGGCAATCATTACACTATCAAACTGTTTACATTTCCATGGTTCTTCCAACTCTTCATGATTCTATTAGACATGTTCTCCTTTTATCGGGTCAATTCATGCTTTCTTGAACTCCACATTCTAGGCTTGTTATGCTTTTATCGGGTCTATCTAACTTATGAAAGCATTGTTACCCAGTACCTTTTTCACCCTTGATATAGGCAGAGCACTCCTCATACCACTTTACCTTTTTAGGACGTCATCTACATATTGGCTTGTGCATCTATCACTCAGTGTATCAACCAATTCACACATTAGTAgcatttgattattttgttatACTCAAATTTTCTTCGAAGttttcttgtttgttctttatttttatcattcttAACTGATTCTCGCTTGTTTTTGTGGAGTTTTGGTTGGTTTGATCAACGGGGGTAGTTACTCGGACTGATGGCTACATTCTCCATCTTCGATCACCATCCTGTGTTGAAGATTCTTTGGTATATTTTATAAATCTTGATGAAAGTATTTTATTGATATTTCAAGTTTAAAACTGGATTTGGATTTCCCCTGGTTGAAAGTTTTGGAGTTTCCTATTTTGGTGTCGATTAATTCTAGAATCACTATTGTGCATGATTTTCGGATGCGAGTATTGCTAGAATACGAAATTTGAAAGCATAGATAGTGTCGCATCAAATTGGAGGTCATCTGTCAAGAAATACGATGTTCGATCTTTTATGCCGGAGGCGCATGCCATGCCCGTAGGCGACGTAGATAAATCTTCGATATTGATGGAGGTTGGCTCGGTTGTGGAGGATAAATCCCTCATCATTCCAATAGTGTAGGCCTGTATTTTTCGGAATTTGGCAGCAATGCCAACTTCAAAGAGAATTTGGAACAAACTATGCGGTACATAATTTGATGCTATGGATATTAATATACTATGAACTTGAACCATAGACACCTCTGGTGTGGATTAAACCGCTCAACAAACCTAGTGTTTACTCCTAACTAATTTTTGGACAACAAGAGAGTTAAACAATTGACAAAGGCGGAAGACTCCTATTCAGGAAACCTCCCTTCTGTGAGCTATAACGGTTTGCATGGACGGACTACGGGTCAAATCTTGTGTCCAGCGGGTCTTTGACCATGATGAAGACTATCCAACGGCTTGTTTAAGAGCTTGGGAGTGCATAAAAAGGGATTCCAAGACCGCCAAAGGAGATGATCTCCACTTTGTTCCTTCATCATTTACGTGGTCGAACATGCAAGATGAGGACTTAATTCTGCAGAATCTCGACTAGGCACCGGTGAATGTTCCGTGGAGGAGAGTGAGGATGGTGTTATGATGTCTACTGAGAAAGTGGCAGCTTCAAAGTTGCATGTGCTTTCCGAGATGGAGGAAAGTCTATCCCGATAGAAAGCTCGGGTTAGATGGACGAGATTTGGAAACAGAGGTAaggctttctttctttattaatttgaaatgaaaatattcattcATGGACTGTTGAGTCATTAATGGCCAAAAAGCACTTGTAGctatacatattttttttgtaaatttttagattaggtaattttcattaattgtgACCATCGATGgtgaaaattcacttttgaTATTACAAAACATCGCTTTATTGTACAAAAAATTTACATTGATAAGATTGTGACAAATccatccaaactaatttttggattaccaaaaacctcaaattgttacatctgtgacaaatttattccaaacttgtaTGAATTTTCACGTGAACTTGTCATGtcaattgaattattttcatGTATCATCCAGTTCAGCAATTGCATGCTAAAATATGATAGAAGATAATAGAGGGCGAGTATGTcgcaagtgtaccaatttagagtttttatgACCTAAAacttaattttgagtaaatttattcGCAAGTGGGTcgctttggagtttttggtgacttaataattaaattaagataaatttaaGACCAATATAACAATTTGAAGTTTTATCCTGGTATTATCcagtcatcattttttttttttttgggtctaactTTTTTCAAAAGTGGTGATTCAGAGGGTTCAGTCCATTGGGCCATGATGGACTCGAGCGGCACCGCCCCGTTATCCTTCCACCGTCGGGAGCACGAGGTTTTCGCTGCTCTGTGAAGCCGGCCTCACGCGGACCCCTCCACCCCTAGGGCCGATGTGGCCCAACCCTTGGCCCGGCCCGTATGGACCAACTCTTGGTTTGGAACGGGCCCGTCCAGAAGAGGGCCGCAGCAGGCCCGACCCGTAAGAAACGAGCTCGGCCCATTCATCGTTGAATAGGCGTGCAAAATAAGGAAGGTAAAGATGAATTTGAGTTTGAAACCGGACAAATCAGAACCCATTCTCAAACCTCTCTCCACTCATCATGGAGACGACAGCAACCGCATCGCCCGCCAAAGATCCTCCCCGTCCCTCCGCCGAACCTCCCCAACCCGAGCCGGTACCTGCGCATGCACCCGAACCTCCGTCCACCTCAGCCCCCGCCACCGCCCCTCCTCCCGTCAAACCCGAACCACCGCCGCCCGCCGAGCCTCCCAAACCAaccgccgcccccgcccccgccactcctccgcctcctccgtCCGAGCCACCCGTCACTGACGCCGACGTCATCTACATCCCTAGCTACTCCAGTAAGTCTCTAAAACCCTAAAATATGGTCttactctcttctttttttttttcccttgaagtAATCTTCCAGTGCCGACGATTGAGTATGTGCAACGTGAATCGTTAGGGTGGTTCTCATGGAGCGACGTGCACGAGTGCGAGCTCCGGTTCCTCCCCGAGTTCTTTGATGGGAAATCGCCGTCGAAGAACCCGAGGGTTTACATGTACTACCGGAACTCCATGATCAAGCTCTACAGGCGAAATCCTTCGAGGAAAATCACGTTCACCGATGCGAGGAAGACGTTGGTCGGTGACGTGGGGTCGATTCGTagggtttttgattttttggagACGTGGGGACTGGTCAATTACTCAGGGTCCGCTCCGAGCAAGCCATTGAAATGGGATGATAAGGAGAGCAGTAAGACCGCCGGCGCCGGTAGTGGTGCAGGTAATGCGGGCAACTCCGCTGGGTTGAATAGGGAGGTATCTAAGAGGTTGTGCAATAGCTGCAAGTCTGTGTGCACTATTGCTTGCTTTGCTTGTGAAAAGGTGATGTTttacttcatttgttttttggtaGAAGAGTGTTAACTTTTTTCAAGACGATGTTTTACTTCTCTTGCGTGTTTTTAGGGGCTTCTGTAGATTCTCCATGTCTCAAAGAAGTGATGATTGTTATGAGAGCAACTCTCATCCATTCATCATAAATCTTGTTATAATATTTTGTGTAGGACTTGCAATAAAATCAACTGATTACGACCAGTTATGATGAGGGATTGGTTCCCCTATTTTTAGATACAACTGCTGAAAACTGTGATTTCATTCTTTGCTTGTTAGCATATGCTCATGTGATTTCATCTTATTAGTGCTAGGAGCAgaaattttgttgatttgacAAAATTAAGATGTTGGTGTGCTATTGGTAAAGTAAAGAGTCTTTTTATTGTCCCTAGAAGGTTACTGTCATGCACGTCAAGCACTCTCTGGCTTCATACTAAGTTTTTAAATACCTCCAAAATGATTACTCCTCGACAAATAGTAGAGCTTTCAGCATATATTAAGGAGTTTGTCTACTACATTTGCATTCAGCTTTGTCTCTATAATATGGATCATATATCCATCTATAGGAGAAGATGATCGACTAGCTGGAAGATTTTTTATGCTGACTATTACATTTAAACCTACGACTTGTGATGTGCAGTATGATTTGACTCTCTGTGCAAGGTGCTACGTTAGAGGCAATTATAGGGTTGGCGTTAGTTCTTCTGATTTTAGGCGTGTTGAGATCAATGAAGACATGAAGGCAGATTGGACAGAGAAAGAAACTTTGCATCTCCTTGAAGCCTTAATGCATTATGGTGATGACTGGAAGAGGGTTGCCCACCATGTTGGTGGTAGAAGTGAGAAAGAATGTGTCACTAAATTTGTTAAACTTCCTTTTGCC from Rhodamnia argentea isolate NSW1041297 chromosome 2, ASM2092103v1, whole genome shotgun sequence encodes the following:
- the LOC115738595 gene encoding SWI/SNF complex subunit SWI3B, which codes for METTATASPAKDPPRPSAEPPQPEPVPAHAPEPPSTSAPATAPPPVKPEPPPPAEPPKPTAAPAPATPPPPPSEPPVTDADVIYIPSYSRWFSWSDVHECELRFLPEFFDGKSPSKNPRVYMYYRNSMIKLYRRNPSRKITFTDARKTLVGDVGSIRRVFDFLETWGLVNYSGSAPSKPLKWDDKESSKTAGAGSGAGNAGNSAGLNREVSKRLCNSCKSVCTIACFACEKYDLTLCARCYVRGNYRVGVSSSDFRRVEINEDMKADWTEKETLHLLEALMHYGDDWKRVAHHVGGRSEKECVTKFVKLPFAEELVSDPYSGDIDGKYNTVKDHNDVEFGIESSTMSAPSKRMRLTPLADASNPIMAQAAFLSALAGVEVAEAAAQAAVMTLSEVEYGVSREAEVSANGETALNALEGALMDANSSLEKEELDLERAVSDIVEVQMKEIHDKIVRFEELDLLMEKERQQLEQMKSTLFVDQLSLLLHKNAASKTGEGAREILRTG